GGATGTTGATCTGCACCGGCTGCCTCTCTCCACTCTTGGTGTGCGTCACGCCCTCGGTGTCGTACCGGCCGCTGTACACCACCGACTGGGGGTCTTTGGACTGCTGCTCCAGAGGGAAGGTCACCCCCCCCAGGCTCATCGACCTGCACACAGGTGAACAACATGAAGCACATAGCTCAGCTTCAGGTGGGTGTGAGGACAgatccccacaacacacacacacacatgtaccaCATGTCAGAAATAAGAGATGTTTCATGAGGAGAATCTGAGGCTCATGATCCAGGTCAACGGGTCCAATGCATCCTGGGCCTGTGTGAcctacttcctgtgtgtgttcctccacAGGCTCCATTCACAACCTGGTGTTTAGagttgtgtgactgatccatGTTTGGAGATGTGCGACCACATCCATTACATAACCCTGAACTGCAGATCTCAAGAGGGCGGCGACACAAAGCACAAACACCACACTCCTAATCTGAGGCGGATTTGACATGTGGCCAATTGGAGGGTTATGCTGCCTTCACGTGATCCTGGTAAAATCCCACGTTCCAGAGGGAGACATGGACTTTTGACGCGTTAAACAATCAGATATAAATAAGTTGAGCTCACAAATAAAGGACATAAgctttgaaaaatatcttttgACTGTgataataatgtatttaaatgcatAAGAGACATTTGTGAgacatgttttgtttctctgcagcctccagTTTGAGGGACAGACTCATAAAAGCCATATTTCCTACTATACATGAATGCAACCTTAACATCAGTCCACCTGTAGAGGTGACCTCTGTCTGTGCGTGTGAACCTCATCCCTGGTTTGACCTCCAGCTACACAATGACTTCTCTGTGATTACTCACAGCGACAAACACCGTGAACCAAAGTGTGTGTTCTGTGCGTAAATCAGACGAAGAGTTGTTGTAGCTGATATTTCACAATCCAAAGATTATTTTATAGATACAACTAAAACAAGCCAGGAGACTTTAATGTACTTTTCAAAAGCAGACGAAATctaaatgattttctttctgGGATCATCTCTCTTCAGTGGGTTCGGGTTCGGGTTCGGGTTAACCCTAAAATCCCTCTCGTGCTCATTAACGACCTGGTTGATTCAGTGGCTAAGCAGGAAGTAGTGGGACCACCATGACCTGACTGGGAGAGTCTGAATCAAAGCAGGTTGTTAGTGGGAGGTTAGTGGGAATAACCCAGTGATACCTACGTGGCCTCGACGGCTCCGGGTTTAACGACCACCTCGATCTTGTACTTGGACCCGGTCAGCAGCTTGATGGTCCGGGTCTGTCCGAAGCGAGCTCCGTCTGATTTGAAGAACACCGCGGTGTTGTTGGGGAGCATCTTCAGTGAAATCCCAATTTTGACGATCTGCGGGACGTCGGCCATGTTTCCATACAGACGGTAGATCCTCGTGTGACCGGGCTCGATCCGTGTCGATCAGCTCAGACAGATGGAGACGTTCCGTGTGGAGAATCCCATGGCACCGCGCGCAGGGCAGGGAGCTGCGCTACGACGCGCTGCGTAATCCCATCCAGCAGAGCGCTCCAGgcctaatccccccccccccccccccccccccccccccctcactctctctctccctttttaaTCTCCTGtgtagtttttgtttgttcattcTCACTTTATCATCGCTGGAGCTGAAATCCAGCCAATCAAGTCTCTGTGGATTACTTAATTGATCCTCACAGAATTAAGATATTCTACAAGCCAATAACAGAGCTGATGATTGGATAATTGACTTAGTTACAACAGGTACAGTTATAGGAACTTGCATCATATGCTGCGTTTCCTCAGCTGCTGTGGTTGGTCTGCAGTGAAGGaggttgggtgggggggtgggtgacCAACATCTTCATGGGGACAAAAGTGGTTTAAATAAAACTGTCAGACTCTAATCTGATGGTTATTCTGGAGTATGTGGGAGAACCGTGGAGGAGACAAGAGtccaaggtcagaggtcaaagcaGGTGAAAGGTTCTCTCCTTCTCAGGTGACGTCTGTTGATCCCTGGTGAGGATCGAGACTTTCAAACCAATGTGGAGATTTGTGTAACTACGACGTttgaccactagagggcaggCTCAGAtcacaacagaataaaaacagcttCAGGTTTATTTTTACTGTTAAACTTGATTGTGTTGATAAGAAGAATTGAACATTAGAATAAACCCACTGAGGTCGGAAGTgactctgctcctgtctctgcttttcTCCATGTCCGGTCTCagatataatgaaataattcaaTCACACTTTTTACAGTCTACAATTCAACATGACAGGAAAGAATCAGAAAGTCTTTATTGTTATTGAACATGAATAGAAAAGTGATCGTTTAAATGTGGTGCAGTCCAACAAACACGCACATTAGAAAAgcaattaatataataaaaaaaatcctataaGAGTATATAGCCTATATACCCTCAATATAGCCCGTACAGTGCTATTGGAAATAAAAGTAGTGATtggtaaagaaagagaaagaaagaaataatgagtagtagtggggggggggggggggtgtccatGGTCACGTGACAGAGATGACGCAGCTGTTCAAAACATCGTCATAGCACGTGTTCACTTCAGATCCGGGCTCAGATTCGTCTTCAGTGTGAAACACCGCGCGCACTTCCCCCGGTTCCGCTGCTCCTGAAGCCGCTGAGCTTCACTGGAGCTTCCGAGCCTCCGAGCCTTTGAGCCTGAGTTCATATCCAAGTAACACAGAGTCCAACACGTTTATGGATGAAGATGTGTGATTGGCACGTGGCCACAGGCTGCTGGTCTGGAGGCTAATCACAGCCTCAACACAACTTCATGTCCAACTCCCTCCTAAAACCTGattccacacacaacacaggactttatatttgtgtgtcagtgttaaaTGCAGCGTGTTGTCCTGGACGTTGTCTGTAGCCTGATTACAAATGACCCAAACGATCACACTCTGATATGTTTGGTCATTTTCGTCCGTGCGTAAAACCTGCGTCATCCTGCGGGTCACTGGTGCCTTTTGACGTCTCCCTGGttaatatgtattatttaaatgcaAAGTCACATGAAGGAACGGAGAGCACCGACTCGTCCAGAGGGTTCGGAGCTGGTGGcggcagagctgcagctcctcagtccGATGCGTAAAAGGCACCGAGCAGCGGCGACTGGCTGTTTGACAGAGAGAACAGCGAAACAGCGggtgaggtggtggaggagtgggaggGTGTGAGAGCCCTCCCCCCCGACTAATGTCTGCATGGATCCACTCCTTCATAACCCAACTCCTCTCCAGCTCCGCGCACACTGACCCAAGTGTCCAACCCACAGTGTGGATCAGCTGAAGCGGCCACCGGCTGGAAAGATGGGAGCCGATTAGATCCTCAACTCTTCAGCTTCTGCTTAGTTTCATTCAGATTCAGCGGAATCAGTCCAACAACCTCTGGAGCAACAGCTGCGGGCTCCTACATGTGAATGTCCGCCGTTGGCCCTGCGCACTCCACGGCCGCGCTGGTGATGCCATGCCGAGAAGCCACACCGGCGAAGAGAGTGGAGGAGCTGGCGGCACCGGGCTCTGGCTGAAGAGCTCCACGGGACGCCGGGCGCAGGACTACGCACTGAAGGATGTGGAGTGCGGGCACAGGACGATGAACAGCACGGCGCGGGCGGGCGACGGGCTCCTGTCTCCCGGGTCTGCAGGTGCCGGGGCCGCGGAGAGGAAGCAGGGCGCGCGGCTCAGCCTGCTCGGGAAGCCGCTGACCTACAGCGCGCAGAGCGGCCGCAGGAACGCGCGCTACCGGCGGCTCCAGAACCTCCTGTACAACGTGCTGGAGCGACCCAGGGAGTGGGCCTTCGTCTACCACGCGTTTGTGTGAGTGCCTTTTATTCACTATACATACAAACCTCTTTACATCCGTTTCTACCTCCTGCTTCTCCACCTTTCATTCATAACATGAACAGTGAAACGTCCCAGGCAGTGACGCAACACCGCCGCGGGACGATGTAACCTATTGACTGGTGTCCTCGTGATAATGACCAGCTCGTGGGGCCATGGGATCTAAATGGTGCCAGTTGAATAGGGCTCTTGTTCCCAGAGACATTAACTTCCTCAGTTTCTCCTTTTGTCGAACATGTGcacctcctccatccatcctgcacacacacacacacactgcagatacacacacacacactgtttctttatttgaatGAAGCTGCTGGTTAAAGAGTGCCTGGCTGTGATGTTATTGAGCCGAGTTCATTCATTGTAAGTCTATGAGAGTCACTGAGTCAGCCCAGGATGTGATCACCTGTTGCTGCAGCCtcacaagacacacagagactgaCACAAGTATACTTTGGACAATgggctgcaggtgtgtgtgtgtctgtcttcgtGTGGATCTTTGTGAGCGTGGACTTTGTGGCTGCTCctgttttagggttagaattgcACTTGGCTCTACATCTCCTCCACATATTCACATCTCTGACCTTCAGGCTCCGTCTCTCAGGTTAGATCCAGATTTAGTTGGTGGGTTAAGTTCTCTGACttgtattcatgtatttaaatgCAGCAGTATTCAGTTTTTTCGAGGACCTGAAGCTTCTTATTGTAGAGATTGAGATCAGGATTCACCTTTAACCTCTAGGTCCCAGGACAGTTAGGTCCAGGCCTCTGTAGGTGGAGTGGTCAGGGTGAGAGTGATCCTACAAACAGGTTCTTCATGTGAGTTCCAATCAGTAGAGTGAAAGAATTGGATCACATAGATGGAAATGCGTCAGCTTCTTAATTCATCAGTATTCATATGCAGATAGCTGTTAATGGTCATCAGCCTGAATGTCTCCCTGGACCTGAAACACCTACTAGCagtttcactgtttgtgttttatgtgtagAAACATTAGACTCTAAACAGAAGATGGAGAACAGAAGAGTCTTGGTCTGGCTTTCTGCATCAAATATCCGACATTTTCCCCAGAGGCTCATTTGTCTTCGGGCGATAACCGATGAGCCCTGAGATAAACGTCAGGCCACTTAGTTGTGATGGATGTGGTCCAGGGAACGGGAAACACCAGCGTGTGTCCTCACTAATTGTAAAAACCTGTATGTACAGTATCGATGGAGATGAATCATTGTGTTTGGTTCTATCTCCTCTGAATCTTTGTGTAACACCAGAAGCTCCCACAGATCTCTGGTCTCTCAGGGAAACTCTGTGATCTATCAGCTGAACAGGGCCAGTGAGATATGAACTCCTCCATGCACCATCTTTCATCTGCTGTGGTGAGAGTGAGGCTCTGGGAAAAGTCCTGCAGGGAGAGAAGCTTCATCTCTGAAACTCATAACAGCCCCTCCCCTGACCACAGCTTGGCTTTCTGGTGTGAGAGGAACCCCCTGGCCAAGTCTTCTGATTCTCATTCGCctttttgaaaaagaaacaacatggTCCAGCTTCCTCTGGCTTCATGCAGTGTCAATTAACCAATTAGAGGATTGTTGGTCACATTGTTTTGTCTAAACTAAAATGCTGTTGTCAccgctgtttgtttgtttgactgcaAGAAGTTAAAACCGGGACCGATTAGCACAGAACGAGGTGGAAGGAATCAGATCTGCAGGAGGCTGATCCAGGATCACCTTCTTTAACATCGTGAGGTTTTGAAGTCaaggggacagttgggcctCAGCGGATGGAGGCGCTGATCTGAGTGTCGTTCTATTGTCTCTCTTACAATTCAAAACACTTTGCGCCCTATAAATCATCAGCTCctgtgaggatgaggatgtttcagaggagaagcagctccGACTCTGCACGTTTGgtgccttttgtttttataatgacattttatttctgtGAGCATGTGGCAGATCGTGACACAGGGAGCTGCTGGTTCAGAGGAGGctccacatgttcacatctgtgGCATTTCCTGCAGGAGactgtctttctgtttctcactACGTCTCTGTCTATgcatgtaaatggtaaatggtcttatttatatagagcctttctagtcctgatgacaCTCACAGGGCTTTACAGTAGAGTTTCTATTCCCccagtcaaacacacagtgcCCAGTGagtttcagtgtcttgcccaaggacactttggaaaGGGGAGGACTGGGATCGAACCTTCCGGTTGTAGAGGACGACTGCTCTGACCCCTGAGCCGCAGCCGTAGACAGGATACTGTACTGGCACCCATGTCGGCGTGATGAAACCTTCCAGCACCAGTGTGGTTGGAAGAGGAGCGCTGtgagaaggaggaagtggagctgtcCGAGGAGGAGCCGCCATGCCGGATGTTGATGTTTTATTGTCTCAGGCGGGacagctgaggtcagaggttaagTCCTTACATCTGCTCGAGGCCGCAGCCTCCCACACTTGGATCATCTGCATCAGCTGCACATGTGAAATCTTATAGATGTGTAGCTTGGGCAAATCAGAGTCATCTCAGAGATTCTGACCCCTTTGTCTTGTTTAAGATTTCATAGAAACAATCTTTGGGGAAGTGCTTCAAATGTGAAGCCAACTTTCACTTTGaggatttaaaaatgattttgattTTGGTTgtgaaaggtcaaggtcactgtgtcCTCAAAACCCTGACCCTGGCTAAAGAATCACGGTTTCAGACGAACGAcgaggaaaaaacaaatacagcatAAAATTCTCTTATCACCAGAATATTAATATTCCAATAGTTCTGGCTCCTGTGTTCCTTgacatttgtatgtgtttttatttatatgttttatctGTGAAGATCTTCACAtctcaaaaatgttttataccAAAAACAATCTGCTAAATCACACAAGAAACACTACTTGGCTCAGGCACCATTCCAGTGTCTGTGTCTGGTGGTAATTGTGTCCAAGTAGTGAACTTCAGCAATTAGAGGAGTAATTTGACTTTACTAAAAACAAAGAGGTTGTGAGGCACTTCTCTGTGAGAGCAGAATTCATTTGGCAAAACATCCCATGAGATGAAATATGTGTTCATGTTAAAAATGCTTCTGTGGATCCAAGTCCTATAAAGGTGTGTCAGTGATCCTTCACCACTTTGAGGGCAGAACACAAACCACTGCAGCACAGTGAGAAGCTTCATGATGAAGTCAAACAGCTTTAATCCCTTTTGGAtggttaattacatttttgctgATTTCCCGGGGATTGATTAATTGATCTTGATTGAAAAGTCATATTTagggactgatatctgtgagtgtgagtgattTGGTGCCTTCAGTGTGTGGCCCGCGAGCAGCTGCTCGTAGCTTCTCTATGGTTATGATTTTGAGAGCTGTATGGATTTAGTAGCTTGTGTTGATCCTCGGTGGGAACAGCTAAGACTTTACTCAGACTACGACCCTGAGAAACATTATCTGCTGGTTGTGTCAGTGCCTCAGTTCTGAGGCCACAGAGTTCTCTTTTGCCTTGTGAGGTCGATCTGAAGTCATCCACTTGATGCTTTGAAACTGAAGTAAATGATCTTCATCGACTCATTAAAGAGTTTTCATGCAACGCTGCAGTGAAACTTTGGCGTTTGAGCTTTTTAGGTCGTGATCCACATCTCTGATGCAGTGAAACTTTGATCCGTCCGGATGCAAATGAAAGCTAGAATGTGAATTAATCAACTCACTGCAACGTCTCCTCCTTTAATATACTTTGATTTCAACGTCATGGACGCTCTTGAGTAACTGCTCTGGTGCAAACTTCATTATTTACAGGTTTCATCCTTTCATACTCATAACACATTCACACGTGGCaggaaatgaacacaaacaacaaaagtaCATGATTTATAAAAGCAAAGTTTGGTTTGATGGGTTAAGTGGTGATTTTGaaaagtgtttgtctttgtgtggttgtgtgtatggatctactgtgtgtgtgacactgatAAATATCTGCACTTGCTTCCTGCCAAATAGTGCTCCCACAGTGAAACGCTGCTGACATCAGGATTCATCTCTTAATGAGATAGTGTGTTAATCACATTTGCTGAAATGGGCTCCGGCCTCAGTTGTCATTATGGGCTGTGCTCAGAAGAcgtttcctgtctgtgtggatgtaATGTTTCTGAGTAAAGATGAAATATTCAACTTGTCCACTTGTACTGATGTTTAGAGAAAACACATCCAGCACATTTCAAGTTAAAGAAATGGagcaaatttaaatgaaacgaTGAAAATCTCTAGTTAAAGGAAatacgatttaaaaaaaaaaaacagattagaAAGATCAGtccttgtttctttttcaaatcatccataaatgtttgtattttcctAATATCCAGAGACAGATGGCAACATTTAGATAAGACCTCTGTGGTCTCACTGGGAAATCAAATGAAAGATCTCCGGTGCAGGAGGTGGAGCGAGGTCTTGGAGAACCTCTGAAGCTACAGGTGTGGTTTAGCGTCTGGAGCACAAGGTGCTGTGATCGATTCTCTGGTTCTGTCGGATTCTGACTCGACGAGCTGGTTTCTCCTTTTGGACAATTCAGTTATCCAGTAGGAAATGTATTTCAGCATCTTTCTTGAGTTAGAGACGTTTTAACTTTCTTATCATCCCGAGTTGAAAGGAGGACGTTGTTAacgagcttgttaaaatgaggaTTCAAGTTTAACTCGAGTCGAGAACTGCTCCCAATTTTGTGCAGTTTGTCTCTTGCTGCCTTTTTCTCCctcgttttagtttgaagaaaTCATCTGAGAAATGTTCATTTTGATGGTTAATTATGTTTCCACTGGTCGCACATATAACCAAAACTGTGTTTGAGGATGCTTCCTCACGGGAAAACGTTTGAAACACCAGTTCTGAAACCAAACTAACACACAGAGATTCACCGTTAAGCTTGAACTATGATTCTCAGGTAATTAACAAATTTAATTAGATAATTTaacagtttgatttaaaaaaactcatCTTTATCTAATAGAAAGTAAATAAcagtgtttaaataaaacacacattgataTCAG
The Platichthys flesus chromosome 12, fPlaFle2.1, whole genome shotgun sequence DNA segment above includes these coding regions:
- the cnrip1b gene encoding CB1 cannabinoid receptor-interacting protein 1b codes for the protein MADVPQIVKIGISLKMLPNNTAVFFKSDGARFGQTRTIKLLTGSKYKIEVVVKPGAVEATSMSLGGVTFPLEQQSKDPQSVVYSGRYDTEGVTHTKSGERQPVQINIQFTEAGEFETVWQVKYYNYNKRDHCQWGNSFNSIEYECKPNDTRTLMWVNKETFI